One Companilactobacillus farciminis KCTC 3681 = DSM 20184 genomic window, TATTTAGAACCTTCGATTTGGTCATAAATTTTAATAGTGCCGTTTTTCGGAGTGTATTTAGTAGCGTTGTCTAACAAAATTATCAGTAATTGTTTAATTTTATTGCGGTCCAAATATAAAGTAGGTTGATGATTGAGGTTGATTTGAAAGACTTTTGACTGAGAATTGATAATATCTTTGAATGGCTCAATTGGATCTTTCAAAAATAATTGTGGCTCAGTATATTCGAAATTCAATTTGGTCGTAGCCTGGTCAAAACGGGCTAGATCCAGAAGGTTGTTAGTTAAAGAATTGAGACGATTGACTTCATCGAGTGAGACAGAAATTGCTTCTGCTTCATCGATGATTTTTTTATTTGGCTTGGTCAACATGTACTCGAGTTTTCCTTGAATGATAGTCAAAGGAGTCCGCAATTCGTGGGCTGCATCGTTGACGAATTCAGTTTGTTGCTTCCAGGATTTGACGATTGGCAACATATTGATTCGAGCTAAGAAATAGGAAATTACCAAAGCTATGATCCAAAAGATGAAGAAAGTAAGAATCAAGATTTTCTCGAAATTCTCCATTGTCTGAATCTGAGTATCAATATTTTGCATGATCAAAACATAATGACCAGCATACATAGGATTATTATTTTTTTTGGAAACTTTTATTAAAACAGAACGGAAATTCATATTATGAACAACGATGGTTTGTTTCTTGTTAATATTTTTTTTATTTAAATTGATATTTTTCAAAGCCGAATAGCGATTACCTAAACTGCTTTTATTCAACAATTTACCGTTATCATCAAAAACTAAGA contains:
- a CDS encoding sensor histidine kinase translates to MKLKSKQSKITRRQQFKLFLSIMASFAVLFLTLGLIIFNLFQSSTYKSIDKDMREQIASVKKQPNMQKQDDSNPGPDHPVQQNKPNPKMPFQASILVFDDNGKLLNKSSLGNRYSALKNINLNKKNINKKQTIVVHNMNFRSVLIKVSKKNNNPMYAGHYVLIMQNIDTQIQTMENFEKILILTFFIFWIIALVISYFLARINMLPIVKSWKQQTEFVNDAAHELRTPLTIIQGKLEYMLTKPNKKIIDEAEAISVSLDEVNRLNSLTNNLLDLARFDQATTKLNFEYTEPQLFLKDPIEPFKDIINSQSKVFQINLNHQPTLYLDRNKIKQLLIILLDNATKYTPKNGTIKIYDQIEGSKYQFIISDTGVGIKDSDKKKIFGRFYRVDKSRNQSSGGHGLGLAIAKQIVANHQGHIFVRDNLPHGSEFVVELPIKHK